One genomic segment of Kordiimonas sp. SCSIO 12603 includes these proteins:
- a CDS encoding lipopolysaccharide assembly protein LapB, with amino-acid sequence MRHTLLRGTILAAVLSLSLPATADITAGNQAFEKGDYKAAIEFFAEDLKAGDTAFEANLRTGEAYRLLAKQKKALEYLEAAEAINADDAQLQYLIGAANGELAGQASIFSAPGYAKACRKAFEHAVKLDPAHVGANRGLITYYLSAPSFLGGSKEKAALQAKELQKHNLIEGQLLEASVFMGTEQPEAAMKLYDDIIVAVPDHIQARYTRALSTYGNKQYARALEDFEYLKTQRGSEKTKNTGPERFAAYTANYYLGAVASKSKMDPDTGIRNLEEYLNDGVFDNKFREAYANYYMATLYLMKGDKKAATEHMITAKKLSSEKNLKKLLKQLKKDIKRA; translated from the coding sequence GTGCGACACACACTACTGAGGGGAACTATTCTTGCTGCTGTTTTAAGCTTAAGTCTTCCAGCGACAGCAGATATTACGGCAGGCAACCAAGCCTTTGAAAAGGGCGATTACAAAGCCGCTATTGAATTTTTCGCGGAAGATCTGAAAGCAGGCGACACCGCTTTCGAAGCTAACTTGCGCACTGGTGAGGCATACCGGCTGCTTGCAAAACAGAAAAAAGCACTTGAGTATCTTGAAGCCGCGGAAGCCATCAACGCTGATGATGCACAGTTGCAGTACCTAATTGGCGCAGCCAATGGTGAACTCGCTGGTCAGGCCTCTATTTTCTCTGCACCGGGATATGCGAAGGCCTGCCGCAAAGCATTTGAACATGCCGTTAAGCTGGACCCTGCACACGTAGGTGCCAACCGTGGTTTAATCACTTATTACCTTAGCGCACCAAGCTTCCTTGGCGGCAGTAAAGAAAAAGCTGCTCTTCAGGCAAAAGAACTTCAAAAGCACAACCTGATTGAAGGCCAACTGCTTGAAGCTTCAGTTTTTATGGGTACAGAGCAACCTGAAGCAGCCATGAAGCTGTACGATGACATTATCGTGGCAGTGCCAGATCATATTCAAGCTCGTTACACGCGCGCTTTAAGCACTTATGGCAACAAACAATATGCCCGAGCTCTTGAAGACTTTGAGTATCTAAAAACACAGCGTGGATCTGAAAAAACAAAAAACACAGGGCCTGAGCGTTTTGCCGCTTACACAGCCAATTACTATCTGGGTGCTGTTGCCAGTAAAAGCAAAATGGACCCAGACACAGGCATCCGCAACCTTGAAGAATATTTGAACGACGGCGTTTTCGATAACAAATTCAGAGAAGCTTACGCCAACTATTATATGGCAACGCTTTACCTGATGAAGGGCGACAAGAAAGCTGCCACGGAACATATGATCACGGCGAAAAAACTGTCGAGCGAGAAAAATCTCAAGAAACTATTGAAGCAGCTAAAGAAAGATATCAAACGCGCATAA
- a CDS encoding helix-turn-helix domain-containing protein, producing the protein MKLGCEKLEQQKAIKAKFLDFLSEGYSVVKAAEAAGVSGRTVYKWRRVDIAFAVEWEQALDIATDLIEEEAMRRAVKGVAKPVYRGGEVVGHVQDYSDSMLMFLLKARRPEKYNDKAGKADQQTLDTVGVKDALLRKFRAVAQPPKKN; encoded by the coding sequence ATGAAACTGGGATGCGAAAAGCTGGAACAGCAAAAAGCTATCAAAGCCAAGTTTCTGGATTTTCTTTCTGAAGGCTATTCTGTGGTGAAAGCGGCTGAAGCTGCAGGTGTTTCGGGACGCACTGTTTATAAATGGCGACGAGTGGATATCGCCTTTGCTGTTGAATGGGAGCAGGCGCTCGATATCGCCACTGATCTTATTGAGGAAGAAGCAATGCGCCGCGCCGTAAAAGGGGTTGCAAAACCCGTTTACCGTGGCGGTGAAGTGGTGGGCCACGTGCAGGATTATTCCGATAGCATGCTTATGTTTCTTCTCAAGGCGCGCAGGCCAGAAAAATACAATGATAAAGCAGGGAAAGCTGATCAGCAGACCCTTGATACAGTTGGGGTGAAAGATGCGCTTCTCCGTAAGTTCCGTGCGGTCGCTCAGCCGCCCAAAAAGAACTGA
- a CDS encoding DNA-packaging protein gives MRFSVSSVRSLSRPKRTEFLKSLTDEEAALLFYDWSFWARRSQLPPKGAWAHWLVLAGRGFGKTRAGAEWVRGLVEIAEAEKDPVRIALVAPTLHDGRAVMIEGDSGLMRICPPWATPKFESSKRTLTWPGGSVATLFSAEEPERLRGPQHHAAWCDELCAWRHQESTWDNLLFGLRLGSNPRSMITTTPKPTALLKALLKADDVAVTRGSTFDNMDNLARSFKSQILKKYEGTRLGRQELMAEVLEDVAGALWQRAHLDTLRVYKAPELDRLVVAIDPPATAGENADECGIVAAGTAGEQAYVLADCSVQGLSPNGWARRAVALYHTLKADRIVIEVNQGGAMAESVIRQVDATVPITAVHATRGKRTRAEPVASLYELSRVHHVGAFPQLEDQMCSFTGAGPGSSPDRLDALVYAISDLMLGHSASPQIRKL, from the coding sequence ATGCGCTTCTCCGTAAGTTCCGTGCGGTCGCTCAGCCGCCCAAAAAGAACTGAGTTTCTTAAAAGTCTTACCGACGAGGAAGCAGCGCTCCTTTTTTATGATTGGTCCTTCTGGGCAAGGCGTAGCCAATTACCGCCAAAAGGCGCTTGGGCGCACTGGCTTGTACTCGCGGGTCGCGGCTTCGGGAAAACACGCGCAGGTGCCGAATGGGTTAGGGGGCTGGTGGAAATAGCGGAAGCGGAAAAAGATCCGGTCCGTATAGCACTTGTTGCCCCCACACTCCATGATGGTCGCGCGGTGATGATTGAAGGCGATAGCGGCCTTATGAGGATTTGCCCGCCTTGGGCAACGCCAAAGTTTGAAAGCAGTAAACGTACACTTACGTGGCCCGGTGGCTCGGTTGCTACCCTGTTTAGTGCTGAAGAGCCTGAACGCTTGCGGGGGCCGCAGCATCATGCCGCCTGGTGTGATGAGCTGTGTGCTTGGCGGCATCAGGAAAGCACGTGGGATAACTTGCTGTTTGGGCTTCGACTTGGCAGCAACCCGCGCTCCATGATTACGACAACACCAAAGCCCACAGCGCTTCTGAAGGCACTTCTTAAAGCTGATGATGTTGCTGTCACACGGGGCAGTACATTTGATAATATGGATAATCTGGCCCGCAGTTTTAAAAGCCAGATTTTAAAAAAATACGAAGGCACGCGTCTGGGGCGTCAGGAACTAATGGCAGAGGTGCTGGAAGATGTGGCTGGCGCTTTGTGGCAACGCGCGCATCTCGATACGCTCAGGGTGTATAAAGCCCCTGAGCTGGACCGCCTTGTGGTGGCCATTGACCCACCGGCCACAGCCGGAGAAAACGCCGATGAATGCGGTATTGTTGCTGCTGGTACTGCTGGCGAGCAAGCCTATGTGCTGGCGGATTGCAGTGTTCAGGGCTTGTCTCCAAATGGCTGGGCGCGGCGGGCAGTGGCGCTTTATCATACATTGAAGGCAGATCGTATCGTGATTGAGGTAAATCAGGGCGGTGCGATGGCGGAAAGTGTGATCCGGCAGGTGGACGCTACAGTACCTATTACCGCTGTCCACGCCACTCGCGGCAAACGTACACGGGCTGAACCTGTTGCCAGTCTTTATGAACTATCTCGCGTGCACCATGTGGGTGCGTTCCCGCAGCTCGAAGACCAGATGTGCAGTTTTACCGGTGCGGGGCCCGGCAGCAGCCCAGACAGGCTTGATGCTCTTGTTTATGCCATCTCTGATTTAATGCTCGGGCACAGCGCCTCACCGCAAATAAGGAAACTTTGA
- a CDS encoding phage portal protein: MSVFDTLFKRKQAPRGAAKDGEAYSAKRPIYSRVGPGQAIATPRRYDKLAKEGYLQNVIAYRAINLVAKAVASIPFVVEEGGKRMSTHPLAKLIMRPNPKLRGENFLYNLVGYYMIAGNAYAFAAGPKEGAPKELWLLRPDTMSVIEGTDGLPAGYEQQVMGKKQRFVVPSVLHWKTFNPLSDWYGMAPLEAAATSVDAHNDGSRWNLALIQNGGTPSGVLYQEDADHPLTEAQFEALKTQVETQYTGALNAGRPLLLEGGLKWQDMGMSPKDMDWSSSKNMSAREIALAFGVPPQMVGVPDSMTYSNYREARQSLWEDTIIPLASDIAAELTAWLAPKFGGAETKLMLELDDIPALADKRARRFDRIANANFLKDEEKREMLGFSTKN; the protein is encoded by the coding sequence ATGTCAGTATTCGACACGCTTTTTAAACGAAAACAGGCACCGCGCGGTGCGGCAAAAGATGGTGAAGCATATTCAGCCAAACGCCCGATTTACAGCCGCGTTGGCCCAGGTCAGGCAATTGCAACCCCGCGCCGATACGATAAGCTTGCCAAAGAAGGTTACCTGCAGAATGTAATTGCATACCGGGCGATTAATCTGGTGGCAAAAGCGGTGGCTAGTATTCCGTTTGTGGTGGAAGAGGGCGGTAAGCGAATGAGCACGCATCCGCTTGCCAAGTTGATTATGCGACCGAACCCAAAGCTGCGCGGTGAAAACTTTCTCTATAACCTTGTGGGCTATTATATGATTGCGGGTAACGCTTATGCGTTTGCCGCAGGCCCAAAGGAAGGCGCGCCAAAAGAACTATGGCTCTTGCGGCCAGATACCATGAGTGTGATTGAAGGCACAGACGGTTTGCCAGCTGGCTATGAACAGCAGGTGATGGGCAAAAAACAACGTTTTGTGGTGCCCAGTGTGTTGCACTGGAAAACATTTAATCCGCTCTCTGATTGGTATGGTATGGCGCCTTTAGAGGCTGCGGCAACATCTGTGGATGCCCATAATGACGGTAGCCGCTGGAACCTGGCACTTATCCAGAATGGAGGCACACCTTCAGGTGTTCTTTATCAGGAAGATGCGGATCATCCTCTTACGGAAGCGCAGTTTGAAGCCCTGAAAACGCAGGTGGAAACTCAGTATACAGGTGCCTTAAATGCAGGCCGCCCGCTACTCCTTGAAGGGGGGCTTAAGTGGCAGGATATGGGCATGAGCCCGAAGGATATGGATTGGTCATCTTCAAAGAATATGAGCGCACGTGAGATTGCGCTGGCATTTGGTGTGCCGCCACAAATGGTGGGCGTGCCGGATAGCATGACATATTCAAACTATAGAGAAGCGCGGCAGAGCCTGTGGGAGGATACAATTATCCCGCTGGCAAGCGATATCGCCGCCGAGCTGACGGCATGGCTCGCCCCCAAGTTTGGTGGTGCGGAGACAAAGCTGATGCTTGAGCTGGATGATATCCCCGCGCTCGCCGATAAACGCGCTCGCCGGTTCGACCGTATCGCGAATGCAAACTTCCTGAAGGATGAAGAAAAACGAGAAATGCTGGGATTTAGTACCAAAAACTAG
- a CDS encoding DUF1376 domain-containing protein, whose product MAEFPALPLYTDAYLADTRHLTTEEHGAYLLLLMCMWRTRGCALKDDDKLLARIVGVSSRRWMKLRLVLEDFFLVADGLWQQKKLNLVYEAVAAKVEKNRANGAKGGKTRAARAKALKNKESLQAPASSLVEAKASQTGSKKQAAKAKTESKESSGSREMEALCSEVAAASGLLIGRLERAQIKAWLDGGCDPQQDILATISRLKEREETRQGKAPLHLAYYNAAVEEAKGSKEPAHSISDTEARLIKNQRLFDRKNPEHWRTFLGNASSRYRGDYMSQNWVIPSGHPVFMPADIGPDPRARFNPSIPGEVYGEYAAFWGWQQPRKR is encoded by the coding sequence GTGGCAGAATTTCCCGCTTTGCCGCTTTATACAGATGCTTATCTGGCTGATACACGGCACCTGACCACTGAAGAGCATGGTGCTTATCTTCTGCTTCTGATGTGCATGTGGCGAACTCGTGGCTGCGCGCTGAAGGATGATGATAAACTGCTCGCCAGAATAGTTGGGGTTTCTTCGCGCCGGTGGATGAAGCTCCGTTTGGTCCTCGAGGATTTCTTTCTGGTAGCTGATGGCCTATGGCAACAAAAGAAACTGAACCTGGTTTATGAAGCTGTTGCTGCAAAAGTGGAGAAGAACCGCGCAAATGGTGCTAAAGGCGGTAAAACGCGGGCTGCCCGCGCTAAAGCTTTGAAAAATAAAGAAAGCTTGCAAGCACCTGCTTCTAGTTTGGTTGAAGCAAAAGCCAGCCAAACTGGTAGCAAAAAGCAAGCAGCCAAAGCCAAAACGGAATCCAAAGAATCTTCTGGCAGTAGAGAGATGGAAGCACTTTGTAGTGAGGTTGCTGCTGCTTCTGGCCTTCTTATTGGGCGGCTTGAAAGGGCGCAAATCAAAGCATGGCTGGATGGTGGTTGTGATCCCCAGCAGGATATTCTTGCCACCATTTCTCGCTTGAAAGAACGGGAGGAAACCCGGCAGGGCAAAGCGCCCCTGCATCTCGCTTATTATAATGCGGCCGTTGAAGAGGCAAAAGGAAGTAAGGAGCCTGCGCATAGTATATCTGACACGGAAGCGAGGCTTATTAAAAATCAGCGACTGTTCGACCGGAAAAACCCTGAGCATTGGCGTACTTTTTTGGGGAATGCATCAAGCCGATACCGGGGTGATTATATGAGCCAGAATTGGGTTATCCCTTCTGGTCATCCCGTTTTTATGCCTGCCGATATTGGGCCGGATCCCCGTGCCAGATTTAACCCTTCCATTCCCGGTGAAGTTTACGGCGAATATGCCGCTTTTTGGGGATGGCAACAGCCGCGCAAAAGATAA
- a CDS encoding VOC family protein, with protein sequence MELGAFSISLGVKDLAKSKAFYEALGFNQFAGNEDHKYLIMKNGETLVGLFEGMFEGPMLTFNPGWDQSAGELPSFEDVRDIKAKLKAVGLEIQNEGGGDSGPGSFMVIDPDGYPVLIDQHR encoded by the coding sequence ATGGAACTTGGTGCTTTCTCTATCAGTCTCGGCGTGAAAGACCTGGCAAAATCAAAGGCCTTTTATGAAGCCCTTGGTTTCAATCAATTCGCCGGAAACGAAGACCATAAATATCTGATCATGAAAAATGGTGAAACACTCGTTGGCCTGTTTGAAGGCATGTTCGAAGGCCCCATGCTTACCTTCAACCCCGGGTGGGACCAATCAGCGGGCGAACTGCCATCCTTTGAAGATGTTCGAGATATTAAAGCCAAACTGAAAGCAGTCGGCCTAGAAATTCAAAACGAAGGCGGCGGCGATAGTGGACCCGGCAGCTTTATGGTGATTGATCCTGACGGATACCCTGTACTGATTGACCAGCACCGTTAA
- a CDS encoding helix-turn-helix transcriptional regulator yields the protein MRTQEWIKASLKDQGCKLKDVAEALGITPPRVTDIIKGKREVQADEIIPLAELLNLSAKSLLKSLEEGKRTILADETIATIPITGLLFGDGRLVANPANESVQEVPVPPGLTSNEGLHCFIMGDSSMAKEIKQGDIIITADPRTHFYPMTPGGIFLVKRGKDKLALRQMVTAEGGETWLAPVPEQPNPAFESWRFSALPQVLEATTSKGTENSLSPTVYTDDIFAAVQWVHRRYMPQAAK from the coding sequence ATGCGAACACAGGAATGGATAAAGGCGTCCCTTAAGGATCAAGGCTGCAAGCTCAAGGATGTTGCAGAAGCTCTAGGCATCACACCTCCTAGGGTAACCGATATTATTAAGGGTAAACGCGAAGTTCAGGCGGATGAAATTATCCCACTTGCTGAACTTTTAAATCTTTCTGCTAAATCACTTTTGAAAAGCCTTGAAGAAGGTAAGCGTACTATCCTTGCGGATGAAACCATCGCCACCATTCCTATTACGGGGCTGCTGTTTGGTGATGGCCGCCTTGTTGCAAACCCAGCTAACGAAAGTGTGCAGGAAGTTCCCGTTCCGCCGGGTTTAACCTCTAATGAAGGTCTTCACTGTTTCATTATGGGTGACAGCAGCATGGCAAAAGAGATCAAGCAAGGTGATATCATCATCACAGCTGATCCGCGCACACACTTTTACCCCATGACACCGGGCGGTATTTTCCTTGTGAAACGCGGAAAGGATAAGCTCGCTCTCAGGCAAATGGTGACAGCTGAAGGTGGTGAAACCTGGTTAGCGCCAGTACCAGAGCAACCGAACCCGGCCTTTGAAAGCTGGCGCTTTAGCGCGCTCCCACAAGTTCTGGAAGCCACCACCTCTAAAGGCACAGAAAATTCTCTGTCACCCACTGTGTATACCGACGATATTTTTGCCGCTGTTCAGTGGGTACACCGACGCTACATGCCGCAAGCCGCTAAATAA
- a CDS encoding PAS domain-containing protein yields the protein MYISKREFLELLKCWQDMPKTLSHTPAKTTFTPSSISKLLPHVFLMKQNRDGEFQLRLIGTELETMLGGKEASRSRFQQLARDENDFFGEFVNRSMKEPIGGLLSQKIKLGEEGYIRFEAFTVPLADKAGVPRYVLGAVSAERHFLNPPLQGGIHEEPRINFFDLNAADLELGIRNHFVQQEEMAAETTAQYIVH from the coding sequence ATGTATATCAGTAAAAGAGAGTTTCTCGAGCTGTTGAAATGTTGGCAGGATATGCCAAAAACCCTTTCACACACGCCCGCTAAAACCACTTTTACACCATCATCTATCTCAAAACTATTACCTCATGTTTTCCTGATGAAACAAAACCGTGATGGGGAATTCCAGCTTAGGCTTATTGGAACTGAATTGGAGACCATGCTTGGGGGTAAAGAAGCAAGTCGATCCCGTTTTCAACAGCTTGCCCGTGATGAAAATGACTTTTTCGGTGAATTTGTAAATCGCAGTATGAAAGAGCCTATCGGGGGCTTGCTTAGCCAAAAAATAAAACTCGGGGAAGAAGGCTATATCAGATTTGAAGCTTTCACTGTTCCGTTGGCAGATAAAGCGGGAGTGCCTCGCTATGTGCTTGGGGCCGTGTCGGCTGAGCGGCATTTCCTTAACCCTCCGCTGCAGGGTGGTATCCATGAGGAACCCCGTATCAATTTCTTCGATTTAAATGCAGCAGATCTGGAACTTGGGATCAGAAATCACTTTGTGCAGCAAGAAGAAATGGCGGCAGAAACAACAGCCCAGTATATTGTTCATTAA
- a CDS encoding PAS domain-containing protein — protein sequence MLLDQMPMAGLSEATRKLVTYWQSLPQTGEFRVPERRVFQSGPVVAPYLSELFIIEWKSVDEIIIRLSGTKLDRILGREVTGENLFDLLPPELCEEEKSYYQHLKDSGCAGMLTRAAQNLNNFPIVYRTVHLPLADKEGNLKYWIGTGSMLSEEQVRSEYAGIDFTTVFELGREFFQCH from the coding sequence GTGCTCTTAGATCAAATGCCAATGGCGGGCCTCTCCGAAGCTACCAGAAAGTTGGTAACTTATTGGCAAAGCTTACCTCAAACCGGTGAATTCAGGGTGCCTGAACGCCGTGTTTTCCAAAGCGGGCCTGTGGTTGCGCCCTATTTGTCAGAGCTATTTATCATTGAGTGGAAATCCGTCGATGAAATTATCATTCGGCTTTCCGGTACCAAACTTGACCGTATTCTTGGCCGCGAAGTAACAGGCGAAAACCTGTTCGATTTATTGCCTCCGGAATTATGCGAAGAAGAAAAAAGCTATTACCAGCATCTGAAAGATAGTGGGTGCGCCGGTATGCTTACTCGAGCAGCACAAAATCTAAATAATTTTCCAATTGTCTATAGAACAGTACATCTTCCGCTTGCGGATAAGGAAGGTAATCTCAAATACTGGATTGGCACAGGTAGTATGCTCTCTGAAGAACAGGTGCGTTCAGAATATGCAGGCATTGATTTCACGACTGTTTTTGAATTAGGTCGTGAATTTTTTCAGTGTCACTAA